A single genomic interval of Streptomyces sp. NBC_00663 harbors:
- a CDS encoding dihydrofolate reductase family protein, with amino-acid sequence MRKLTYFVACSIDGFIGDESGDASFMYPFVDEEFIEFLTAEYPETMASHGRRALGVHDLPSRRFDTVIQGRGSYDVGLKEGLTSPYDHLRQYVASRTLTESPDPDVEIIAAGLLEKVRELKAEDGPLGIYLCGGAQLAGQLRDEIDELVIKTYPVALGTGMPMFAAGFSVAEFALDEVRVLKNGVLVRAYSRKR; translated from the coding sequence TTGCGAAAGCTCACGTACTTCGTCGCCTGCTCGATCGACGGTTTCATCGGTGACGAGAGCGGCGACGCGTCGTTCATGTACCCGTTCGTCGACGAGGAGTTCATCGAGTTCCTCACCGCCGAGTACCCGGAGACCATGGCCTCCCACGGCCGCCGGGCCCTCGGCGTCCACGACCTGCCGTCCAGGCGGTTCGACACCGTCATCCAGGGCCGCGGCAGCTACGACGTCGGCCTGAAGGAGGGCCTCACCAGCCCGTACGACCATCTGCGCCAGTACGTCGCCTCACGCACCCTCACCGAGTCCCCCGACCCGGACGTCGAGATCATCGCCGCCGGCCTGCTCGAAAAGGTCCGCGAACTCAAGGCCGAGGACGGCCCGTTGGGGATCTACCTCTGCGGCGGCGCACAGCTCGCCGGCCAACTGCGCGACGAGATCGACGAGCTCGTCATCAAGACCTACCCGGTCGCCCTCGGCACCGGCATGCCGATGTTCGCCGCCGGCTTCTCGGTCGCCGAGTTCGCCCTCGACGAGGTCCGCGTCTTAAAGAACGGCGTCCTCGTGCGCGCGTACAGCAGGAAGCGCTGA
- a CDS encoding GNAT family N-acetyltransferase, whose protein sequence is MGVAIRAAGQDDRDLVVRLLDRAFQNDPVSRWVFPGDEYRRATHHKLMAAFTDIVLADGRIDLTEDGTACALWLPMPAEAHGEDEGNGGDGPAQMRASIDPANERIELIARLTEDIHPVGRAHEYLWMIGVSPDHQGEGLGTALIGAVLDRCDREGLPAYLEASSARSRVLYERLGFALLNRPLDLPDGPQMWPMWREPRP, encoded by the coding sequence ATGGGTGTGGCGATACGGGCGGCGGGCCAGGACGACCGTGATCTGGTCGTACGGCTGTTGGACAGGGCGTTCCAGAACGACCCCGTCAGCCGTTGGGTCTTCCCGGGCGACGAGTACCGCCGGGCCACCCACCACAAGCTCATGGCCGCCTTCACCGACATCGTGCTGGCCGACGGCCGCATCGACCTCACCGAAGACGGCACGGCCTGCGCACTGTGGCTCCCGATGCCGGCCGAGGCGCACGGCGAGGACGAGGGCAACGGCGGCGACGGCCCCGCCCAGATGCGCGCGAGCATCGACCCCGCCAACGAGCGGATCGAGCTGATCGCCCGGCTCACGGAGGACATCCACCCTGTCGGCCGCGCCCACGAGTACCTCTGGATGATCGGCGTGAGCCCCGACCACCAGGGCGAGGGCCTCGGCACGGCCCTCATCGGCGCCGTCCTCGACCGCTGCGACCGTGAGGGGCTGCCCGCCTACCTGGAGGCCAGCAGCGCCCGCAGCCGCGTCCTCTACGAACGCCTCGGCTTCGCCCTCCTGAACCGCCCACTGGACCTCCCCGACGGCCCCCAGATGTGGCCGATGTGGCGCGAACCCCGCCCCTGA
- a CDS encoding VOC family protein — protein sequence MSIRWTYAFIDRPAASADRAHEFWTAVTDTRLSPPRGEFVTLVPSGADPCVKVQGVDAGAGGAHLDFCVDDVPEFVRSALRLGASTAAEHEGWAVLRSPAGQLFCAVPWHGESVRPPVVDGSRLDQVCLDLAPSAFDAEVTFWTALLPDWHSRPGSLPEFHVLAPPPGLPVRILLQRLGEDRPASAHLDLACADIEATRLRHEKLGAETVAHGRHWTVLRDPAGGTYCLTGRDPETGGLPSAG from the coding sequence ATGAGCATCCGCTGGACGTACGCCTTCATCGACCGCCCCGCCGCATCCGCCGACCGCGCCCATGAGTTCTGGACGGCGGTCACGGACACGCGGCTCTCCCCGCCCCGGGGCGAGTTCGTGACCCTGGTGCCGTCCGGCGCCGACCCGTGCGTGAAGGTGCAGGGCGTCGACGCGGGCGCCGGTGGCGCGCACCTGGACTTCTGCGTGGACGACGTACCGGAGTTCGTGAGGTCGGCCCTCCGGCTCGGGGCGTCGACGGCCGCCGAGCACGAGGGGTGGGCCGTACTCCGTTCCCCGGCCGGTCAGTTGTTCTGCGCGGTGCCCTGGCACGGCGAGTCCGTCCGCCCGCCCGTGGTGGACGGCTCCCGCCTCGACCAGGTCTGCCTGGACCTCGCGCCTTCGGCCTTCGACGCCGAAGTCACCTTCTGGACCGCCCTGTTGCCCGACTGGCACTCCCGCCCCGGGTCGCTCCCCGAGTTCCACGTCCTCGCACCGCCGCCGGGCCTTCCCGTCCGCATCCTCCTCCAGCGCCTGGGCGAGGACCGCCCCGCCTCCGCCCACCTGGACCTGGCCTGCGCGGACATCGAGGCGACCCGGCTGCGGCACGAGAAGCTGGGCGCCGAGACCGTCGCCCACGGCCGCCACTGGACGGTCCTGCGCGACCCGGCCGGCGGCACATACTGCCTGACCGGCCGGGACCCGGAGACGGGCGGGCTGCCTAGCGCGGGGTGA
- a CDS encoding N-acetylmuramoyl-L-alanine amidase, which yields MAPPMSAADFLDALRDEGVTVVEVGDWRHHNRNHKGPWGPVHGVMIHHTVTQGSEHTVELCRDGYEDLPGPLCHGVITKDGRVHLVGYGRANHAGLGDDDVLRAVIAEKPLPPDNEANTDGNRHFYGFECENLGDGHDPWPDVQLEAIERVAAAICRHHGWTERSVIGHREWQPGKVDPRGFTMASMRERVGDRLQ from the coding sequence ATGGCCCCACCCATGTCCGCGGCGGATTTCCTGGACGCTCTCAGGGACGAGGGCGTCACCGTCGTGGAGGTCGGCGACTGGAGACATCACAACCGCAACCACAAGGGTCCGTGGGGCCCGGTGCACGGCGTGATGATCCACCACACGGTCACTCAGGGTAGCGAACACACGGTCGAACTCTGCCGCGACGGCTACGAGGACCTGCCCGGTCCGCTCTGCCACGGCGTCATCACCAAAGACGGCCGGGTCCATCTCGTCGGCTACGGCCGCGCCAACCACGCGGGCCTCGGCGACGACGACGTCCTGCGCGCGGTGATCGCCGAGAAGCCCCTCCCGCCCGACAACGAGGCGAACACCGACGGCAACCGTCACTTCTACGGTTTCGAGTGCGAGAACCTCGGCGACGGCCACGACCCCTGGCCGGACGTCCAGCTGGAGGCGATCGAGCGGGTGGCCGCCGCGATCTGCCGCCACCACGGCTGGACGGAACGGTCGGTCATCGGCCACCGGGAGTGGCAACCCGGCAAGGTGGATCCCCGCGGGTTCACCATGGCGTCGATGCGGGAGCGCGTCGGAGACCGCCTCCAGTGA
- a CDS encoding DUF952 domain-containing protein yields MSTRIVHLTERSLWEEARARGTYEMSTRGKTLQQEGFIHCSTRAQLPKVAAFLYGSYDGPDDLVLLVIDPDRLGVPLKYEAPEPGAEEFPHIYGPLPVDAVVDVEPWEVTPR; encoded by the coding sequence ATGTCCACACGCATCGTGCACCTCACCGAACGCTCCCTCTGGGAGGAAGCCCGCGCCCGGGGAACGTACGAGATGTCGACCCGTGGCAAGACCCTCCAGCAGGAGGGCTTCATCCACTGCTCGACCCGCGCCCAGCTCCCGAAGGTCGCGGCCTTCCTGTACGGCTCCTACGACGGCCCCGACGACCTGGTGCTGCTCGTCATCGACCCCGACCGGCTCGGCGTCCCCCTGAAGTACGAGGCCCCGGAGCCCGGCGCGGAGGAGTTCCCGCACATCTACGGGCCGCTCCCGGTGGACGCCGTGGTGGACGTGGAACCGTGGGAGGTCACCCCGCGCTAG
- a CDS encoding RNA polymerase sigma factor: MRRTTGVEDLLRLHAPQVLGALIRRYGHFDAAEDAVQEALLAAAGQWPAAGVPDNPRGWLIRVASRRLADVLRAEDARRAREERAAALGERLASGPDRAPCEDDTLTLLFLCCHPDLPQPAQIALTLRAVGGLTTAEIARAYLVPEATMAQRIGRAKQKVRGVSFGQPDNWEARLPAVLHTLYLIFNEGYTATSGPALQRRDLAGEAVRLTRAVHRLLPGTGEVTGLLALMLLTDARREARTGPDGDLVPLDEQDRERWDKAAIEEGVALITAALAHGPAGPYQLRAAIAAVHDEAPSAEATDWREILGLYDLLVRLVPGPVERLNRTVAVAMVHGPRVGLAELDALEGELGHRRDAVRAHLLERAGSYDEARAAYESAAAQTLSLPERRYLRRRAARLRP, encoded by the coding sequence GTGCGACGGACGACCGGGGTCGAGGACCTGCTGCGCCTGCACGCGCCGCAGGTCCTCGGCGCGCTGATCAGGCGATACGGCCATTTCGACGCCGCCGAGGACGCCGTACAGGAAGCCCTGCTCGCCGCGGCCGGGCAGTGGCCCGCGGCCGGGGTCCCGGACAACCCGCGCGGCTGGCTGATCCGGGTGGCCTCGCGGCGGCTCGCGGACGTGCTGCGGGCGGAGGACGCCCGGCGGGCGCGGGAGGAGCGGGCGGCGGCGCTCGGCGAGCGGCTGGCGTCCGGACCGGACCGGGCACCGTGCGAGGACGACACCCTCACCCTCCTCTTCCTGTGCTGCCACCCCGACCTGCCCCAGCCCGCGCAGATCGCCCTCACCCTGCGCGCCGTCGGCGGCCTCACGACCGCCGAGATCGCTCGCGCCTACCTGGTGCCCGAGGCGACCATGGCGCAGCGAATAGGCCGCGCCAAGCAGAAGGTGCGGGGCGTGTCCTTCGGGCAGCCGGACAACTGGGAGGCACGGCTGCCGGCCGTCCTGCACACCCTGTATCTGATCTTCAACGAGGGCTATACGGCGACCTCCGGACCGGCGCTGCAACGCCGTGACCTCGCCGGTGAGGCCGTCCGGCTGACCCGCGCGGTCCACCGGCTGCTGCCCGGCACCGGCGAGGTGACCGGGCTGCTCGCCCTGATGCTGCTCACCGACGCCCGCCGCGAGGCCCGCACCGGCCCGGACGGCGACCTCGTGCCCCTCGACGAACAGGACCGCGAACGCTGGGACAAGGCCGCGATCGAGGAGGGCGTCGCCCTGATCACCGCGGCCCTCGCGCACGGCCCGGCAGGCCCCTACCAACTGCGCGCGGCCATCGCCGCCGTCCACGACGAGGCACCGTCCGCGGAGGCCACCGACTGGCGGGAGATCCTCGGCCTCTACGACCTTCTGGTCCGCCTCGTCCCCGGCCCCGTCGAACGCCTCAACCGCACGGTCGCCGTCGCCATGGTCCACGGGCCGCGGGTCGGCCTCGCGGAACTGGACGCGCTGGAAGGCGAGTTGGGCCACCGCCGGGACGCCGTACGGGCGCATCTGCTGGAGCGCGCCGGGTCGTACGACGAGGCCCGCGCCGCCTACGAGTCGGCCGCCGCGCAGACCCTGAGCCTGCCCGAGCGGCGTTATTTGCGGAGGCGGGCGGCACGGCTGAGGCCGTAG
- a CDS encoding 1-aminocyclopropane-1-carboxylate deaminase/D-cysteine desulfhydrase, whose product MTGHDLASLRPRLPSPLQEIEDDRWARHGVRLLLKRDDLIHPDLVGNKWRKLAPNLAAAAGRPLLTFGGAYSNHLRATAAAGRLLGLPTVGVVRGEELAHRPLNPSLARCVADGMRLHFVDRSTYRHKAEPSVLAPILHAAGAEDAYVVPEGGSNTLAVRGCQALGEELRDQAEVVALACGTGGTFAGTAAGLGPGQRALGIPVLKGGFLTADIQDLQEAAFGETRGAWSLDDRFHFGGYARTPPELESFAKDFEDRHGVAVERLYVAKLLYGLVTLAEEGAFPAGSRVAAVVTGAPFAE is encoded by the coding sequence GTGACCGGCCACGACCTCGCCTCCCTGCGCCCTCGGCTCCCGTCGCCGTTGCAGGAGATCGAGGACGACCGCTGGGCCCGCCACGGCGTCCGCCTGCTCCTCAAACGCGACGACCTGATCCACCCGGACCTGGTCGGCAACAAGTGGCGCAAGCTGGCCCCGAACCTGGCCGCCGCGGCCGGCCGCCCCCTCCTCACCTTCGGCGGCGCCTACTCCAACCACCTCCGCGCCACAGCCGCCGCCGGCCGCCTGCTCGGCCTCCCGACGGTGGGGGTGGTACGCGGCGAGGAACTGGCGCACCGCCCCCTCAACCCGTCCCTGGCCCGCTGTGTGGCCGACGGCATGCGCCTGCACTTCGTCGACAGATCGACGTACCGCCACAAGGCCGAGCCGTCGGTCCTCGCGCCGATCCTGCACGCGGCAGGGGCGGAGGACGCCTACGTCGTACCGGAGGGCGGCAGCAACACTCTCGCGGTACGCGGCTGCCAGGCGCTCGGCGAGGAACTGCGGGACCAGGCGGAGGTGGTCGCGCTGGCCTGCGGCACCGGGGGCACCTTCGCGGGTACGGCGGCGGGACTGGGGCCGGGACAGCGGGCGCTGGGAATACCGGTCCTCAAGGGAGGTTTCCTGACCGCCGACATACAGGACCTCCAGGAGGCCGCCTTCGGGGAAACCCGCGGCGCCTGGTCCCTCGACGACCGCTTCCACTTCGGCGGCTACGCCCGCACACCCCCGGAACTCGAGTCCTTCGCGAAGGACTTCGAGGACCGGCACGGGGTGGCGGTGGAGCGGCTCTATGTCGCCAAGTTGCTGTACGGACTTGTCACCCTGGCCGAGGAAGGGGCGTTCCCGGCGGGGAGCAGGGTGGCGGCGGTGGTCACGGGGGCGCCGTTCGCGGAGTGA
- a CDS encoding family 2B encapsulin nanocompartment shell protein has translation MSVGEEVRAEQGRPQQSLGTAAARNLATTTKSAPQMQEISSRWLLRTLPWVNVQGGTYRVNRRLTYAVGDGRVTFVKTGDRVEVIPAELGELPALRSYEDEEVLGELARRCQQREFAPGEVIASFGSQADEVYLLAHGKVEKIGTGPYGDDAVLGVLADGAYFGDQALLDPDAIWEYTARAVTACTVLVLPRGDVDQVAERTDTLRDHLQELRSIPEQSTNKYGEKEIALAAGHSGEPDIPHTFVDYEARPREYELSVAQTVLRIHSRVADLYNQPMNQTEHQLRLTVEALKERQEHELVNNREFGLLHNCEYDQRLQPHDGVPSPDDLDELLSRRRGTKLLLAHPRAISAIGREFNKRGLVPETIDVGGNRIPTWRGIPIYPCNKIPVTEARTTSIIAMRTGEAEQGVIGLQQAGIPDEIEPSLSVRFMGINEQAIIKYLVTAYYSAAVLVPDALGVLENVEIGRWR, from the coding sequence ATGTCGGTAGGCGAAGAGGTCCGTGCGGAGCAGGGCCGTCCGCAGCAGAGTCTCGGTACGGCAGCCGCGCGGAACCTGGCCACCACGACCAAGTCCGCACCCCAGATGCAGGAGATCAGCTCCCGCTGGCTGCTGCGCACGCTGCCATGGGTGAACGTCCAGGGTGGTACGTACCGCGTCAACCGCCGGCTGACCTACGCCGTGGGGGACGGCCGGGTCACCTTCGTCAAGACGGGCGACCGCGTCGAGGTCATCCCGGCCGAGCTGGGCGAACTGCCGGCGCTCAGGTCGTACGAGGACGAGGAGGTTCTCGGCGAACTCGCCCGGCGCTGCCAGCAGCGTGAGTTCGCGCCGGGCGAAGTGATCGCCTCCTTCGGCAGCCAGGCCGACGAGGTCTATCTGCTGGCGCACGGCAAGGTGGAGAAGATCGGCACGGGACCCTACGGCGACGACGCCGTGCTCGGAGTCCTCGCCGACGGCGCCTACTTCGGCGACCAGGCCCTGCTCGACCCCGACGCCATCTGGGAGTACACCGCCCGCGCGGTCACCGCCTGTACGGTGCTGGTCCTGCCGCGAGGCGATGTCGACCAGGTCGCCGAGCGCACCGACACCCTGCGCGATCACCTCCAGGAGCTGCGCTCGATCCCGGAGCAGAGCACCAACAAATACGGCGAGAAAGAGATCGCTCTCGCGGCGGGCCACAGCGGTGAGCCGGACATCCCGCACACCTTCGTCGACTACGAGGCCCGGCCGCGCGAGTACGAACTGAGCGTCGCCCAGACCGTCCTGCGCATCCACTCCCGTGTCGCCGACCTCTACAACCAGCCGATGAACCAGACCGAGCACCAGCTCCGGCTGACCGTCGAGGCGTTGAAGGAGCGCCAGGAGCACGAGCTGGTCAACAACCGCGAGTTCGGACTGCTCCACAACTGCGAGTACGACCAGCGCCTCCAGCCGCACGACGGTGTGCCCAGCCCCGACGACCTGGACGAACTCCTCAGCAGGCGGCGCGGCACCAAGCTGCTGCTCGCCCATCCGCGCGCGATCTCCGCGATCGGCCGTGAGTTCAACAAGCGCGGACTCGTCCCCGAGACCATCGACGTCGGCGGCAACCGCATCCCGACCTGGCGCGGGATCCCGATCTACCCGTGCAACAAGATCCCGGTCACCGAGGCCCGTACGACCTCGATCATCGCCATGCGTACCGGTGAGGCCGAGCAGGGCGTCATCGGACTGCAACAGGCCGGCATCCCGGACGAGATCGAGCCGAGCCTGTCCGTCAGGTTCATGGGCATCAACGAACAGGCGATCATCAAGTACCTCGTGACCGCCTACTACTCCGCCGCGGTCCTCGTGCCGGACGCGCTCGGGGTCCTGGAGAACGTCGAGATCGGCCGCTGGCGGTGA
- a CDS encoding YciI family protein: MRYLMMVQGTQQDYEAMRGKASENSPAWNEDEIQAMYAHMSAINDDLAETGEFIDAQGLAEPAKIRHVTLGADGKAVITDGPYSETKELMAGYWVLDCASLERVTEIADRVTRCPQPAGAPVYAVVIRPILDGAGDI; this comes from the coding sequence ATGAGGTACCTCATGATGGTGCAGGGCACGCAGCAGGACTACGAGGCCATGCGCGGCAAGGCCTCCGAGAACTCTCCCGCCTGGAACGAGGACGAGATCCAGGCGATGTACGCCCACATGTCCGCGATCAACGACGACCTCGCCGAGACCGGCGAGTTCATCGACGCACAGGGCCTCGCCGAGCCCGCGAAGATCCGTCACGTCACGCTCGGCGCGGACGGCAAGGCCGTGATCACCGACGGGCCGTACAGCGAGACCAAGGAGCTGATGGCCGGCTACTGGGTGCTGGACTGCGCGAGCCTGGAGCGGGTCACCGAGATCGCCGACCGCGTCACCCGCTGTCCGCAGCCCGCGGGCGCACCCGTCTACGCGGTGGTGATCCGTCCCATCCTGGACGGCGCCGGCGACATCTGA
- a CDS encoding TetR/AcrR family transcriptional regulator codes for MAGNPERRAALVDAGVAVLAREGARGLTFRAVDAEAGVPVGTASNYFTGRDELLRQIDARLHVRLAPDPEVLAGLLARPKDRALVTAFMHDLMSRATADRTGYLALLEMRLEATRRPELRQSYTRSVRADLEQGMEFHRDAGLPGGDETVTVLYLAMLGLILEHLTLPGVLEGVLPGVGVPEGLVERIVETVVPEG; via the coding sequence ATGGCCGGTAATCCGGAGCGGCGGGCGGCGCTGGTCGACGCCGGGGTCGCGGTGCTCGCGCGGGAGGGGGCGCGCGGGCTGACGTTCCGCGCGGTGGACGCCGAGGCAGGGGTGCCGGTGGGCACGGCCTCCAACTACTTCACCGGGCGCGACGAGCTGCTGCGACAGATCGACGCGCGGCTGCATGTGCGGCTGGCACCCGATCCCGAGGTACTCGCCGGGCTGCTGGCGAGACCGAAGGACCGGGCGCTGGTCACGGCGTTCATGCACGACCTGATGTCCCGCGCGACCGCCGACCGCACCGGCTATCTGGCCCTCCTGGAGATGCGCCTGGAGGCCACCCGCCGCCCCGAGCTGCGCCAGTCCTACACCCGGTCGGTGCGCGCCGACCTGGAGCAGGGCATGGAGTTCCACCGCGACGCGGGGCTGCCCGGCGGCGACGAGACGGTCACCGTCCTGTATCTCGCGATGCTCGGCCTGATCCTGGAACATCTGACCCTGCCGGGCGTGCTGGAGGGGGTGCTGCCGGGGGTGGGGGTACCGGAGGGGCTGGTGGAGCGGATCGTGGAGACGGTGGTGCCGGAGGGGTGA
- the fxsT gene encoding FxSxx-COOH system tetratricopeptide repeat protein yields MTDTLHTFFVSYAGVNRPWAEWVAWQLEQDGHRVILDVWDWRTGDDFVRRMDEALERADAVVALFSKAYFEDGRWTGDEWSNAVARRDRFIPLAVEPLTNDDVRPLLASRIRTDLHGLEEEAAVAALREAVNGRRRPTEAPPLPLPLPGAQETAGAAVLDKPRLPGSTGRPEVWNVRRRNHDFSGREAEITDLRDALLGGEHSVVYALHGMGGIGKTQLALEYAHRFAGQYDLVWWIDAEQADQIPVHYTELADRLGVAVKEAGAEHNARMLVQHLSGRSRWLVILDNAEDPDQVERWLPDGPGHVLITSRNPNWRRLARPTSLDVFARADSLAYVRTRVPGIGESDADALAAELGDLPLALAQAADMIERGTHVDLYLRLLHENTSPVLREGEVSDYPEPLAAAVAIAVEDLDGKHPDAAALLRLAAFLGPDPIPTEWLVDARERLSTIPAQTDALTWMKTTLEPLRRYSLVRIDGPAFQVHRLTQAVLRDQIDSVRKQVICDDVAAVLASVAPGDPETPAAWPAWASLTSHLISAHVDAPNRHGLRATLRSAVNFLIRSAQARAAAELAATLRGAWIVPLGSDHPDVLTAAQYLGHATSDLGDSHAARPIIEDALTRRRRTLGDDHPDTLQSANDLAAIHNRLGMFNEAMVMHQDTLDRRRRVLGDDHPDTLQSATNFAALLHRNGDIVAARELEEDTLARRRRLLGDDHPETLRSALQLADACFDLGEVTEAHRMHVQTWERCRTTLGEDHPVALAAAGSLASLLNGTGRHDEAKGMIEGALHRCRRTYGDNHPDTQRTAYTLACVLYKLDDYEEARRLLVDVVASLRRILGPDHVETLLAMNQLAITLRELRDFPNAQRLLEDVVARRHRNFGDDHPETLKPAHNLGVILYDMRSFQAAATRLEDVVARRRRIFGDDHKETQHTIQFLAATYKQMGLHRKAQQLTAKKSTKSRFRKKSR; encoded by the coding sequence GTGACTGACACCTTGCACACGTTCTTCGTCAGTTACGCGGGTGTGAACCGCCCGTGGGCGGAGTGGGTGGCCTGGCAGCTCGAACAGGACGGCCACCGGGTCATCCTCGACGTGTGGGACTGGCGGACCGGGGACGACTTCGTGCGGCGCATGGACGAGGCGTTGGAGCGTGCCGACGCGGTGGTCGCGCTGTTCTCCAAGGCGTACTTCGAGGACGGGCGGTGGACGGGGGACGAGTGGTCCAACGCGGTCGCCCGCCGGGACCGGTTCATCCCCCTCGCCGTCGAGCCGCTCACCAACGACGACGTCCGCCCCCTGCTCGCCTCGCGCATCCGCACGGATCTCCACGGGCTGGAGGAGGAGGCCGCGGTGGCGGCCCTGCGCGAGGCGGTGAACGGCCGTCGCAGGCCGACCGAGGCTCCGCCGCTGCCGCTGCCGCTGCCGGGGGCCCAGGAGACAGCAGGGGCCGCCGTTCTCGACAAGCCCCGCCTGCCCGGCAGCACCGGGCGCCCGGAGGTGTGGAACGTACGCCGCCGCAATCACGACTTCTCCGGTCGCGAGGCCGAGATCACCGATCTCCGCGACGCCCTCCTCGGCGGCGAGCACTCGGTCGTGTACGCCCTACACGGGATGGGCGGCATCGGCAAGACGCAGTTGGCGCTGGAGTACGCGCACCGGTTCGCCGGTCAGTACGACCTGGTGTGGTGGATCGACGCGGAACAGGCGGACCAGATACCGGTCCACTACACGGAGCTGGCGGACCGGCTGGGCGTCGCCGTCAAGGAGGCGGGGGCGGAGCACAACGCGCGGATGTTGGTGCAGCATCTGAGCGGCCGGTCGCGGTGGCTGGTGATCCTGGACAACGCGGAGGATCCGGACCAGGTGGAGCGGTGGCTGCCGGACGGCCCCGGACATGTCCTGATCACCTCCCGCAACCCCAACTGGCGCCGCCTGGCCCGTCCCACGTCCCTGGACGTGTTCGCGCGGGCGGATTCGCTGGCCTACGTCCGCACCCGGGTGCCGGGGATCGGCGAGTCGGACGCCGACGCGCTGGCCGCCGAACTCGGCGACCTTCCACTGGCGTTGGCGCAGGCCGCGGACATGATCGAGCGCGGCACGCACGTCGACCTCTACCTGCGACTCCTGCACGAGAACACCAGCCCTGTGCTGCGCGAGGGCGAGGTCTCCGACTACCCCGAACCGCTGGCCGCCGCAGTGGCCATCGCCGTCGAGGACCTCGACGGCAAGCACCCGGACGCCGCGGCGCTGCTCCGGCTCGCCGCGTTCCTCGGCCCCGATCCGATTCCCACCGAGTGGCTGGTGGACGCGCGAGAGCGGTTGTCCACGATTCCGGCCCAGACGGACGCGCTGACGTGGATGAAGACCACGCTCGAACCCCTGCGCCGCTACAGCCTTGTCCGTATCGATGGCCCGGCCTTCCAGGTGCACCGGCTGACCCAGGCCGTGCTGCGGGACCAGATCGACTCGGTCCGGAAGCAAGTGATATGTGACGACGTAGCGGCTGTCCTGGCCTCCGTCGCTCCGGGTGATCCCGAGACTCCGGCCGCCTGGCCGGCCTGGGCGAGCCTGACCTCCCACTTGATCTCGGCGCACGTCGACGCCCCAAACAGGCATGGGCTGCGCGCGACGCTGCGGAGCGCGGTGAACTTTCTCATTCGCAGTGCCCAGGCCCGGGCCGCGGCTGAACTCGCTGCCACCCTGCGCGGCGCGTGGATTGTGCCGCTTGGTAGCGACCATCCCGACGTGCTGACCGCCGCCCAGTATCTTGGCCATGCGACGTCGGACCTCGGTGATAGTCATGCCGCTCGGCCGATTATCGAGGACGCCCTCACCCGTCGCCGCAGGACGCTGGGCGACGATCATCCCGACACGCTTCAGTCGGCCAACGACCTCGCCGCGATCCACAACCGGCTTGGCATGTTCAACGAGGCGATGGTCATGCACCAGGACACCTTGGACCGACGCCGCCGAGTGCTCGGCGACGACCACCCCGACACCCTTCAGTCAGCCACCAACTTCGCTGCGCTGTTGCACAGAAACGGAGACATCGTCGCAGCCCGCGAGTTGGAGGAAGACACGCTGGCCCGCCGTCGTCGTTTGCTCGGGGACGACCATCCCGAGACGTTGCGGTCGGCATTGCAACTCGCAGATGCCTGTTTCGACCTCGGAGAGGTGACCGAGGCACACCGCATGCACGTACAGACCTGGGAACGCTGCCGAACCACTTTGGGGGAGGACCATCCCGTAGCCCTCGCCGCTGCCGGGTCCCTGGCCAGCCTTCTCAACGGGACGGGCAGGCACGACGAGGCCAAGGGCATGATCGAGGGCGCGTTGCATCGCTGCCGCCGTACCTACGGAGACAACCATCCCGATACACAGAGGACCGCGTACACCCTTGCCTGCGTCCTGTACAAGTTGGACGACTACGAGGAGGCTCGTCGCTTGCTCGTGGACGTCGTGGCCTCGCTACGCCGAATCCTGGGGCCGGATCATGTCGAGACCCTGCTGGCGATGAACCAACTGGCGATTACCTTGCGCGAGTTGCGTGACTTCCCGAACGCTCAGCGACTGTTGGAGGACGTGGTTGCCCGGCGCCACCGCAACTTCGGGGACGACCACCCGGAGACGCTGAAGCCCGCTCACAATCTCGGCGTCATCCTTTACGACATGCGATCCTTCCAGGCCGCCGCCACGCGGCTGGAGGATGTGGTTGCTCGGCGCCGCCGCATCTTCGGGGATGACCACAAGGAAACGCAGCACACCATCCAATTCCTGGCCGCCACCTACAAGCAGATGGGCCTGCACCGAAAAGCCCAGCAACTGACCGCCAAGAAGTCCACCAAAAGCCGCTTCCGCAAGAAGTCCCGTTAG